A stretch of Pseudomonas sp. 7SR1 DNA encodes these proteins:
- a CDS encoding siphovirus Gp157 family protein has protein sequence MTQLYALTGKLAELQAMADTDDEGLKEAIQHAMDEIAGDFNEKADNIVMLRRNIESDVAAIDNEIERLTELKRIKSNSVSQISDYLRRNMEAANIKSIKRPLFTITLAMGSERVIVDNEDAVPDELTSVKSSISPDKKAIAAKLKEIREHNEAVRKRIAAGEDAEHELLPEPTWAHLERGDSSIRIK, from the coding sequence ATGACTCAGCTCTACGCGCTCACCGGAAAACTGGCAGAACTGCAGGCCATGGCCGACACCGATGATGAGGGCCTAAAAGAGGCCATACAGCACGCCATGGACGAGATCGCCGGCGACTTCAACGAGAAGGCCGACAACATCGTCATGCTGCGTCGAAACATCGAAAGCGACGTGGCAGCGATCGACAACGAAATCGAGCGTCTGACCGAGCTCAAGCGGATCAAGTCCAACAGCGTGTCGCAGATCAGCGACTACCTGCGCCGCAACATGGAAGCCGCCAACATCAAGTCGATCAAACGGCCGCTGTTCACCATCACTCTGGCGATGGGTAGCGAGCGTGTGATCGTTGACAACGAAGATGCGGTGCCAGACGAACTGACGTCTGTGAAATCGAGCATCTCGCCCGACAAAAAAGCCATTGCCGCCAAGCTCAAGGAGATCCGCGAGCACAACGAGGCAGTCCGCAAGCGCATTGCCGCCGGCGAAGACGCTGAGCATGAACTTCTGCCGGAGCCGACTTGGGCGCACCTCGAG